A single window of Culicoides brevitarsis isolate CSIRO-B50_1 chromosome 3, AGI_CSIRO_Cbre_v1, whole genome shotgun sequence DNA harbors:
- the LOC134833119 gene encoding rap guanine nucleotide exchange factor 2 isoform X3, with amino-acid sequence MFLPGSSFGKRNGGSVRRPNECFVLETSEMIVIDYPENTNLHHIPSLTVPVLNSSASITTLSGITTASSSTNSITNSSSLQLQHQPHNSYQYHTRSSLSGNSNNNCGINIFNVGHNNSLRTTTGVVDNNMDPREHSQHHIRQLLSGNSGVNIVFDENNYQSGPQIRPDLYQKCNRGSHSSDTSSAYSGSDTMTSVHSSSLDADEVDLSGLVESVVDSDEDDLAESMDSLTVRDTVRECLEKDPSDRTVDDIETLLEFTQKLKAFTNMTLAVRRALCSVMVFAVVEKAGTIVMNDGEELDSWSVLINGHVEIEHSNGETEHLHYGDDFGILPTMDKLYHRGVMRTKVDDCQFVCITQTDYYRIQHSGEENIKKHEEDGNVVMVTELRPGTTENGSRRGHVVIRGTAEKLMQQLIEENSLTDPTYVEDFLLTHRTFIENPMLVAKQLTDWFENEENTSVLNSSSASTSTNSSTSTLMTTSSGSCSSDIKDRVARVVLLWVNNHFTDFETDPHMMEFLENFESGLEKKNMEGQLRLLHIAAHHKARTRVTTLTRSSRDEDLNFSIMGGYEQGCGVFISNVVKKSKAEDVGLKRGDQILEVNGNSFEHVSYNRAQEILMGTTHLSITVRSNLLAFKEMLQAQDTNSPRPRTTRRKVVSDISKLAGMTCDPRARLSTVDLIGSNIVDQVDCAVLPSPMKEKKDGIKGGFLTLGPKRRLQKALIKMNLLPKNINLFDDTVSGGTEESTYAHVKDAGTQLDSSSSTSSSLSNLSMTKLSVAQSTGTSVTGGGASKEPGLYHSHSNPDLTTLYYEDFRASDYPEHVLKVYKSDQTCKYLLINKETTAHEVVMLALQEFGIHESSSNFSLCEVSVGEGGMIKQRRLPDQLQNLAERIGLSSRYYLKTNGITETLVPDEMAPDLIRESQVHFLQLNANEIAIQLTFQDFCVFRAIEATEYIDDLFELKSRYGKPKLKEFSELVNHEMFWVVTEICMEMNIVKRSRIVKQFIKIARHCKECKNFNSMFAIISGLGHGAVSRLRLTWEKVPTKYQRLFNDLQELMDPSRNMSKYRQLITTELIAQNPMIPFYPVVKKDLTFIHLGNDTKIENLINFEKLRMIAKEVRILSHMCSSSYDIMTMFELKGQAPSNAMVALNQMNMNSNATTIVSHQGSATVKRRKKSTAAPNPKKMFEEAQMVRRVKAYLNNLKVITDEDKLHELSMQCEPHGNSAPNTVTIRKRHPSPTLSTTSSTSSTSEGKKSLASNSANPKFGAASPQAVKKILSLAEPTKTRPHQPRHIPLPGLNLHHNLHHNQLHTSPSPSPGAHRRTGSSSAAFSFSGTIPMPPHSFPVHASRSAVHERSHSDTPTPILPSVDLSAESSSVTSLSGLPLRKNMNSGSVTSNDSGHGSSLQTDNCLETDRIYHITSSIVHNTQTPSGTAIQAPQRRHSSIQTNANGNSFQHGVSSVLPPLPPHAAASYIIQQQQQLQHPPPYHHNSTSISMNRSNGGMPHSARTGVRVPPSYNVAAQMARLHRLGRAHSHEGVTTGGLSTNTTYFHTHTNVEVDEDDDAQVSAV; translated from the exons ATGTTTCTTCCCGGGTCCAG TTTCGGAAAACGGAATGGAGGTAGTGTCCGAAGACCAAATGAGTGCTTTGTTCTGGAAACATCTGAAATGATAGTG ATCGACTATCcagaaaatacaaatttacacCATATCCCTTCCTTGACAGTACCTGTTTTAAATTCGTCAGCTAGTATAACGACATTAAGTGGAATTACAACTGCATCAAGCTCGACAAATAGTATCACCAATAGCAGCTCCTTGCAGTTGCAACATCAACCACATAATTCATATCAGTATCATACTCGAAGTAGTTTAAGTGGAAATTCAAACAACAACTGTggcataaacatttttaatgttgGACATAACAACAGTCTCCGAACTACGACTGGTGTTGTAGATAATAACATGGACCCACGTGAACACAGTCAACATCATATTAGACAGCTTTTATCTGGCAATAGTGGTGTTAACATTGTTTTTGATGAGAATAATTACCAGAGTGGTCCACAAATTCGTCCAGATTTGTATCAAAAGTGTAACAGAGGATCGCATTCTAGTGATACAAGCTCCGCATATAGTGGTTCCGATACAATGACCTCTGTTCATAGTTCTTCGTTAGATGCCGATGAGGTGGACCTCTCAGGCCTTGTAGAGTCCGTCGTGGACTCTGATGAAGATGACTTAGCTGAGAGTATGGAT AGTCTAACTGTACGAGATACTGTTCGTGAATGCCTTGAAAAGGATCCTTCAGACCGGACTGTAGACGATATTGAAACCCTATTAGAATTTACTCAAAAGCTAAAAGCTTTTACAAACATGACATTAGCCGTGCGACGTGCTCTTTGTTCTGTTATGGTATTTGCGGTTGTCGAGAAAGCTGGTACGATTGTAATGAATGATGGCGAGGAGCTGGATTCTTGGAGTGTTTTGATTAATGGACATGTAGAAATCGAACATAGCAATGGTGAAACGGAACACCTGCACTATGGGGATGACTTTGGTATTTTGCCGACTATGGACAAGCTATATCATCGAGGTGTTATGCGGACAAAAGTAGATGATTGTCAGTTTGTGTGCATTACTCAAACTGATTACTATAGAATTCAACATTCGGGAGAGGAAAACATTAAGAAACACGAAGAAGATGGTAATGTAGTAATGGTTACAGAATTACGGCCAGGAACCACAGAGAACGGAAGCCGGCGAGGTCATGTCGTGATTCGG GGAACTGCTGAAAAACTAATGCAACagttaattgaagaaaattccttAACTGATCCTACCTATGTGGAGGACTTTCTGTTGACGCATCGTACATTTATAGAAAACCCAATGCTTGTAGCGAAACAGCTGACTGATTGgtttgaaaatgaagaaaatactTCCGTTCTTAACAGTTCTAGTGCTAGTACCTCCACAAATTCTAGTACGTCTACTCTTATGACAACTTCATCGGGATCTTGTTCTAGCGATATAAAAGACCGAGTGGCTAGAGTTGTACTTTTATGGGTCAACAATCACTTTACTGATTTCGAGACAGATCCCCATATGATggaatttttagagaatttcGAATCAGGGcttgagaagaaaaatatggAGGGGCAACTGAGGTTACTGCATATTGCAGCACATCATAAAGCTCGAACAAGAGTTACTACACTAACGAGATCGTCTCGTGatgaagatttaaatttttcgatcatGGGTGGATACGAACAAGGTTGCGGAGTATTCATATCAAATGTAGTAAAGAAATCAAAAGCGGAAGATGTTGGCTTGAAAAGAGGAGATCAAATTCTAGAAGTTAATGGGAATAGTTTTGAGCATGTTTCCTATAATCGtgctcaagaaattttaatgggaACAACTCATTTGAGCATCACTGTTAGAAGCAATTTGTTGGCATTTAAAGAAATGTTACAGGCTCAAGATACTAATAGTCCACGACCACGTACTACAAGGCGAAAAGTTGTCTCCGATATTTCCAAATTAGCTGGAATGACTTGTGATCCGCGTGCTCGTTTGTCTACTGTTGATTTGATCGGAAGTAATATAGTGGATCAAGTTGATTGTGCTGTTTTACCTTCTcctatgaaggaaaaaaaggatGGAATCAAAGGTGGTTTCTTAACACTTGGACCCAAGAGACGATTGCAAAAGGCTTTGATCAAAATGAACCTTCTACcaaagaatattaatttattcgacGATACTGTTAGTGGTGGCACGGAGGAATCGACATATGCACACGTAAAAGATGCTGGAACGCAATTAGATTCTTCATCCTCAACGTCCTCTTCTTTAAGCAACCTTAGTATGACCAAGTTATCTGTTGCTCAATCAACCGGAACAAGTGTGACTGGTGGAGGAGCATCAAAAGAGCCTGGTTTATACCATTCTCACAGTAATCCTGACTTGACCACTCTTTATTACGAAGATTTTCGAGCGTCAGACTATCCAGAACATGTACTCAAAGTATACAAATCTGATCAAACGTGTAAATATTTACTAATCAATAAGGAAACAACCGCACACGAGGTTGTAATGCTGGCATTGCAAGAATTCGGTATTCATGAGTCTAGTAGTAATTTTTCCTTATGCGAAGTGAGTGTTGGAGAAGGTGGAATGATTAAGCAACGACGACTTCCAGATCAGTTACAAAATCTAGCTGAACGTATTGGTTTAAGCTCACGATATTATTTAAAGACAAATGGTATTACGGAAACATTGGTACCTGATGAAATGGCGCCCGATCTCATAAGGGAAAGTCAAGtacattttttgcaattaaatgCTAATGAAATTGCTATTCAATTAACGTTTCAAGACTTTTGTGTATTTCGTGCTATTGAAGCTACCGAATATATTgatgatttatttgaattgaaaagtcGTTATGGCAAGCCAAAGTTAAAGGAATTTTCGGAATTAGTAAATCATGAGATGTTTTGGGTTGTCACTGAAATTTGTATGGAAATGAACATTGTAAAGAGATCGAGGATTGTGAagcaattcattaaaattgcaagACATTGCAaagaatgcaaaaatttcaattcgatGTTTGCCATTATTTCCGGATTGGGTCATGGTGCGGTGTCTCGACTACGATTAACCTGGGAAAAAGTACCCACAAAATACCAACGACTCTTTAATGACTTGCAAGAGTTAATGGACCCAAGTCGAAACATGTCCAAATATCGTCAATTGATCACAACTGAACTAATTGCTCAAAATCCAATGATACCTTTTTACCCTGTGGTGAAGAAAGATCTGACATTTATACACTTAGGAAATGACACTAAAATAGAaaacttgataaattttgaaaaactccgTATGATTGCCAAAGAAGTTAGAATTTTAAGTCACATGTGCTCATCAAGTTACGATATAATGACAATGTTTGAGTTGAAGGGTCAGGCACCCAGTAATGCAATGGTTGCTCTAAACCAAATGAACATGAACAGCAATGCAACAACCATTGTTTCACATCAAGGAAGTGCAACAGTAAAGCGTCGAAAGAAGTCAACGGCAGCTCCCAAtcccaaaaaaatgtttgaagagGCACAAATGGTACGGCGAGTCAAAGCCTACCTAAATAACCTTAAAGTTATTACAGACGAAGATAAATTGCACGAGCTTTCAATGCAATGCGAGCCTCATGGAAATTCTGCGCCGAATACAGTCACAATTCGAAAAAGACATCCATCCCCTACACTTTCAACCACTAGCAGTACTAGTTCCACTTCAGAAGGCAAGAAAAGTTTAGCTTCAAATTCAGCTAATCCTAAATTTGGTGCTGCCTCACCACAAGCAGTAAAAAAGATTTTGTCTTTAGCGGAGCCTACAAAAACCAGGCCACATCAACCAAGACATATTCCACTCCCAGGACTTAACTTACACCACAATCTACATCATAATCAATTACACACTAGCCCATCGCCATCTCCTGGTGCTCATAGAAGAACTGGTTCCAGTAGTGctg CCTTCTCATTCTCAGGCACGATTCCGATGCCACCGCATAGTTTCCCAGTACACGCATCTCGTAGCGCAGTTCATGAACGATCACATTCAGATACACCTACTCCAATTTTGCCTTCCGTAGATCTTTCTGCTGAGAGCAGCTCTGTGACTTCTTTATCTGGCTTACCacttagaaaaaatatgaattcag GCTCTGTTACATCTAATGATAGTGGTCATGGGTCATCCCTTCAAACAGATAATTGCTTAGAGACTGATCGAATTTATCACATAACATCTTCAATTGTACATAACACACAAACACCCTCAGGTACTGCTATTCAAGCTCCTCAGCGAAGACATTCATCAATAcaaa CAAATGCTAATGGAAATTCTTTCCAACATGGTGTGTCATCAGTGTTACCCCCATTACCTCCTCATGCCGCAGCTTCTTACAtaattcaacaacaacaacagctacAACACCCTCCTCCTTATCATCACAATTCGACATCAATATCTATGAATAGAAGTAATGgtg GCATGCCACATTCTGCACGAACTGGTGTAAGAGTTCCACCTTCATACAATGTCGCGGCACAAATGGCACGTTTACATCGTTTAGGACGAGCCCACAGCCACGAAGGTGTAACAACTGGTGGGCTCTCTACTAATACCACATATTTTCACACTCACACTAATGTTGAAGTTGATG agGACGATGATGCTCAAGTATCTGCTGTTTAG
- the LOC134833119 gene encoding rap guanine nucleotide exchange factor 2 isoform X1, with amino-acid sequence MYKFFYNQPEASKARSQSESSDDDVKIQSARKISLDIPLRIPTRKRILSASRVVGLAGGVRGRSKNKDVIRRWNSFHSTRAHSTECHPNRFKNPRRAKSPFRNMQVESVFEHREIPLIDDDDIVNRESRYDETLLHIIEDKKAIDKCENITTPSRAWALRRGQSLADRLSAGASAGPPVSPQRRLSCFGKRNGGSVRRPNECFVLETSEMIVIDYPENTNLHHIPSLTVPVLNSSASITTLSGITTASSSTNSITNSSSLQLQHQPHNSYQYHTRSSLSGNSNNNCGINIFNVGHNNSLRTTTGVVDNNMDPREHSQHHIRQLLSGNSGVNIVFDENNYQSGPQIRPDLYQKCNRGSHSSDTSSAYSGSDTMTSVHSSSLDADEVDLSGLVESVVDSDEDDLAESMDSLTVRDTVRECLEKDPSDRTVDDIETLLEFTQKLKAFTNMTLAVRRALCSVMVFAVVEKAGTIVMNDGEELDSWSVLINGHVEIEHSNGETEHLHYGDDFGILPTMDKLYHRGVMRTKVDDCQFVCITQTDYYRIQHSGEENIKKHEEDGNVVMVTELRPGTTENGSRRGHVVIRGTAEKLMQQLIEENSLTDPTYVEDFLLTHRTFIENPMLVAKQLTDWFENEENTSVLNSSSASTSTNSSTSTLMTTSSGSCSSDIKDRVARVVLLWVNNHFTDFETDPHMMEFLENFESGLEKKNMEGQLRLLHIAAHHKARTRVTTLTRSSRDEDLNFSIMGGYEQGCGVFISNVVKKSKAEDVGLKRGDQILEVNGNSFEHVSYNRAQEILMGTTHLSITVRSNLLAFKEMLQAQDTNSPRPRTTRRKVVSDISKLAGMTCDPRARLSTVDLIGSNIVDQVDCAVLPSPMKEKKDGIKGGFLTLGPKRRLQKALIKMNLLPKNINLFDDTVSGGTEESTYAHVKDAGTQLDSSSSTSSSLSNLSMTKLSVAQSTGTSVTGGGASKEPGLYHSHSNPDLTTLYYEDFRASDYPEHVLKVYKSDQTCKYLLINKETTAHEVVMLALQEFGIHESSSNFSLCEVSVGEGGMIKQRRLPDQLQNLAERIGLSSRYYLKTNGITETLVPDEMAPDLIRESQVHFLQLNANEIAIQLTFQDFCVFRAIEATEYIDDLFELKSRYGKPKLKEFSELVNHEMFWVVTEICMEMNIVKRSRIVKQFIKIARHCKECKNFNSMFAIISGLGHGAVSRLRLTWEKVPTKYQRLFNDLQELMDPSRNMSKYRQLITTELIAQNPMIPFYPVVKKDLTFIHLGNDTKIENLINFEKLRMIAKEVRILSHMCSSSYDIMTMFELKGQAPSNAMVALNQMNMNSNATTIVSHQGSATVKRRKKSTAAPNPKKMFEEAQMVRRVKAYLNNLKVITDEDKLHELSMQCEPHGNSAPNTVTIRKRHPSPTLSTTSSTSSTSEGKKSLASNSANPKFGAASPQAVKKILSLAEPTKTRPHQPRHIPLPGLNLHHNLHHNQLHTSPSPSPGAHRRTGSSSAAFSFSGTIPMPPHSFPVHASRSAVHERSHSDTPTPILPSVDLSAESSSVTSLSGLPLRKNMNSGSVTSNDSGHGSSLQTDNCLETDRIYHITSSIVHNTQTPSGTAIQAPQRRHSSIQTNANGNSFQHGVSSVLPPLPPHAAASYIIQQQQQLQHPPPYHHNSTSISMNRSNGGMPHSARTGVRVPPSYNVAAQMARLHRLGRAHSHEGVTTGGLSTNTTYFHTHTNVEVDEDDDAQVSAV; translated from the exons atgtacaaatttttttataaccaaCCTGAGGCCAGCAAGGCCCGATCTCAGTCCGAAAGTAGCGATGATGATGTCAAAATACAATCAGCGCGAAAAATATCATTAGATATACCTCTTCGTATTCCAACACGGAAACGCATTTTAAGTGCATCTCGTGTCGTTGGGTTAGCTGGTGGTGTACGAGGACGCAGCAAAAACAAAGATGTGATTCGGCGTTGGAACTCTTTTCATTCAACCCGCGCACATTCCACGGAATGTCATCCTAATCGTTTTAAAAATCCACGACGAGCAAAGTCGCCTTTTCGCAATATGCAAGTCGAAAGTGTTTTTGAGCATCGAGAAATTCCTCTCATAGACGATGACGACATTGTCAATCGCGAATCTCGGTACGATGAAACATTATTGCACATTATTGAAGATAAGAAAGCAATAGATAAGTGTGAAAATATCACAACACCTTCAAGAGCATGGGCTTTACGACGTGGTCAGTCTCTCGCCGACAGATTGTCAGCAGGAGCATCAGCGGGTCCACCAGTATCTCCACAAAGACGGCTTTCGTG TTTCGGAAAACGGAATGGAGGTAGTGTCCGAAGACCAAATGAGTGCTTTGTTCTGGAAACATCTGAAATGATAGTG ATCGACTATCcagaaaatacaaatttacacCATATCCCTTCCTTGACAGTACCTGTTTTAAATTCGTCAGCTAGTATAACGACATTAAGTGGAATTACAACTGCATCAAGCTCGACAAATAGTATCACCAATAGCAGCTCCTTGCAGTTGCAACATCAACCACATAATTCATATCAGTATCATACTCGAAGTAGTTTAAGTGGAAATTCAAACAACAACTGTggcataaacatttttaatgttgGACATAACAACAGTCTCCGAACTACGACTGGTGTTGTAGATAATAACATGGACCCACGTGAACACAGTCAACATCATATTAGACAGCTTTTATCTGGCAATAGTGGTGTTAACATTGTTTTTGATGAGAATAATTACCAGAGTGGTCCACAAATTCGTCCAGATTTGTATCAAAAGTGTAACAGAGGATCGCATTCTAGTGATACAAGCTCCGCATATAGTGGTTCCGATACAATGACCTCTGTTCATAGTTCTTCGTTAGATGCCGATGAGGTGGACCTCTCAGGCCTTGTAGAGTCCGTCGTGGACTCTGATGAAGATGACTTAGCTGAGAGTATGGAT AGTCTAACTGTACGAGATACTGTTCGTGAATGCCTTGAAAAGGATCCTTCAGACCGGACTGTAGACGATATTGAAACCCTATTAGAATTTACTCAAAAGCTAAAAGCTTTTACAAACATGACATTAGCCGTGCGACGTGCTCTTTGTTCTGTTATGGTATTTGCGGTTGTCGAGAAAGCTGGTACGATTGTAATGAATGATGGCGAGGAGCTGGATTCTTGGAGTGTTTTGATTAATGGACATGTAGAAATCGAACATAGCAATGGTGAAACGGAACACCTGCACTATGGGGATGACTTTGGTATTTTGCCGACTATGGACAAGCTATATCATCGAGGTGTTATGCGGACAAAAGTAGATGATTGTCAGTTTGTGTGCATTACTCAAACTGATTACTATAGAATTCAACATTCGGGAGAGGAAAACATTAAGAAACACGAAGAAGATGGTAATGTAGTAATGGTTACAGAATTACGGCCAGGAACCACAGAGAACGGAAGCCGGCGAGGTCATGTCGTGATTCGG GGAACTGCTGAAAAACTAATGCAACagttaattgaagaaaattccttAACTGATCCTACCTATGTGGAGGACTTTCTGTTGACGCATCGTACATTTATAGAAAACCCAATGCTTGTAGCGAAACAGCTGACTGATTGgtttgaaaatgaagaaaatactTCCGTTCTTAACAGTTCTAGTGCTAGTACCTCCACAAATTCTAGTACGTCTACTCTTATGACAACTTCATCGGGATCTTGTTCTAGCGATATAAAAGACCGAGTGGCTAGAGTTGTACTTTTATGGGTCAACAATCACTTTACTGATTTCGAGACAGATCCCCATATGATggaatttttagagaatttcGAATCAGGGcttgagaagaaaaatatggAGGGGCAACTGAGGTTACTGCATATTGCAGCACATCATAAAGCTCGAACAAGAGTTACTACACTAACGAGATCGTCTCGTGatgaagatttaaatttttcgatcatGGGTGGATACGAACAAGGTTGCGGAGTATTCATATCAAATGTAGTAAAGAAATCAAAAGCGGAAGATGTTGGCTTGAAAAGAGGAGATCAAATTCTAGAAGTTAATGGGAATAGTTTTGAGCATGTTTCCTATAATCGtgctcaagaaattttaatgggaACAACTCATTTGAGCATCACTGTTAGAAGCAATTTGTTGGCATTTAAAGAAATGTTACAGGCTCAAGATACTAATAGTCCACGACCACGTACTACAAGGCGAAAAGTTGTCTCCGATATTTCCAAATTAGCTGGAATGACTTGTGATCCGCGTGCTCGTTTGTCTACTGTTGATTTGATCGGAAGTAATATAGTGGATCAAGTTGATTGTGCTGTTTTACCTTCTcctatgaaggaaaaaaaggatGGAATCAAAGGTGGTTTCTTAACACTTGGACCCAAGAGACGATTGCAAAAGGCTTTGATCAAAATGAACCTTCTACcaaagaatattaatttattcgacGATACTGTTAGTGGTGGCACGGAGGAATCGACATATGCACACGTAAAAGATGCTGGAACGCAATTAGATTCTTCATCCTCAACGTCCTCTTCTTTAAGCAACCTTAGTATGACCAAGTTATCTGTTGCTCAATCAACCGGAACAAGTGTGACTGGTGGAGGAGCATCAAAAGAGCCTGGTTTATACCATTCTCACAGTAATCCTGACTTGACCACTCTTTATTACGAAGATTTTCGAGCGTCAGACTATCCAGAACATGTACTCAAAGTATACAAATCTGATCAAACGTGTAAATATTTACTAATCAATAAGGAAACAACCGCACACGAGGTTGTAATGCTGGCATTGCAAGAATTCGGTATTCATGAGTCTAGTAGTAATTTTTCCTTATGCGAAGTGAGTGTTGGAGAAGGTGGAATGATTAAGCAACGACGACTTCCAGATCAGTTACAAAATCTAGCTGAACGTATTGGTTTAAGCTCACGATATTATTTAAAGACAAATGGTATTACGGAAACATTGGTACCTGATGAAATGGCGCCCGATCTCATAAGGGAAAGTCAAGtacattttttgcaattaaatgCTAATGAAATTGCTATTCAATTAACGTTTCAAGACTTTTGTGTATTTCGTGCTATTGAAGCTACCGAATATATTgatgatttatttgaattgaaaagtcGTTATGGCAAGCCAAAGTTAAAGGAATTTTCGGAATTAGTAAATCATGAGATGTTTTGGGTTGTCACTGAAATTTGTATGGAAATGAACATTGTAAAGAGATCGAGGATTGTGAagcaattcattaaaattgcaagACATTGCAaagaatgcaaaaatttcaattcgatGTTTGCCATTATTTCCGGATTGGGTCATGGTGCGGTGTCTCGACTACGATTAACCTGGGAAAAAGTACCCACAAAATACCAACGACTCTTTAATGACTTGCAAGAGTTAATGGACCCAAGTCGAAACATGTCCAAATATCGTCAATTGATCACAACTGAACTAATTGCTCAAAATCCAATGATACCTTTTTACCCTGTGGTGAAGAAAGATCTGACATTTATACACTTAGGAAATGACACTAAAATAGAaaacttgataaattttgaaaaactccgTATGATTGCCAAAGAAGTTAGAATTTTAAGTCACATGTGCTCATCAAGTTACGATATAATGACAATGTTTGAGTTGAAGGGTCAGGCACCCAGTAATGCAATGGTTGCTCTAAACCAAATGAACATGAACAGCAATGCAACAACCATTGTTTCACATCAAGGAAGTGCAACAGTAAAGCGTCGAAAGAAGTCAACGGCAGCTCCCAAtcccaaaaaaatgtttgaagagGCACAAATGGTACGGCGAGTCAAAGCCTACCTAAATAACCTTAAAGTTATTACAGACGAAGATAAATTGCACGAGCTTTCAATGCAATGCGAGCCTCATGGAAATTCTGCGCCGAATACAGTCACAATTCGAAAAAGACATCCATCCCCTACACTTTCAACCACTAGCAGTACTAGTTCCACTTCAGAAGGCAAGAAAAGTTTAGCTTCAAATTCAGCTAATCCTAAATTTGGTGCTGCCTCACCACAAGCAGTAAAAAAGATTTTGTCTTTAGCGGAGCCTACAAAAACCAGGCCACATCAACCAAGACATATTCCACTCCCAGGACTTAACTTACACCACAATCTACATCATAATCAATTACACACTAGCCCATCGCCATCTCCTGGTGCTCATAGAAGAACTGGTTCCAGTAGTGctg CCTTCTCATTCTCAGGCACGATTCCGATGCCACCGCATAGTTTCCCAGTACACGCATCTCGTAGCGCAGTTCATGAACGATCACATTCAGATACACCTACTCCAATTTTGCCTTCCGTAGATCTTTCTGCTGAGAGCAGCTCTGTGACTTCTTTATCTGGCTTACCacttagaaaaaatatgaattcag GCTCTGTTACATCTAATGATAGTGGTCATGGGTCATCCCTTCAAACAGATAATTGCTTAGAGACTGATCGAATTTATCACATAACATCTTCAATTGTACATAACACACAAACACCCTCAGGTACTGCTATTCAAGCTCCTCAGCGAAGACATTCATCAATAcaaa CAAATGCTAATGGAAATTCTTTCCAACATGGTGTGTCATCAGTGTTACCCCCATTACCTCCTCATGCCGCAGCTTCTTACAtaattcaacaacaacaacagctacAACACCCTCCTCCTTATCATCACAATTCGACATCAATATCTATGAATAGAAGTAATGgtg GCATGCCACATTCTGCACGAACTGGTGTAAGAGTTCCACCTTCATACAATGTCGCGGCACAAATGGCACGTTTACATCGTTTAGGACGAGCCCACAGCCACGAAGGTGTAACAACTGGTGGGCTCTCTACTAATACCACATATTTTCACACTCACACTAATGTTGAAGTTGATG agGACGATGATGCTCAAGTATCTGCTGTTTAG